One Pseudochaenichthys georgianus chromosome 7, fPseGeo1.2, whole genome shotgun sequence DNA segment encodes these proteins:
- the prim1 gene encoding DNA primase small subunit: MLLHCQVMPASDYDSASLPDILPLYYRRLFPFSQYYRWLNYGGVQKNYFQNREFSFTLKDDIYVRYQSFTTQNELEKEMQKMNPYKIDIGAIYSHRPNQHNTVKSGTFQALEKELVFDIDMTDYDDVRSCCSAAEICPKCWTLMTIAIRVLDRALRDDFGFQHLLWVYSGRRGVHCWVCDEAARKLSVAARSAVAEYLSLVKGGDETMKKVVLSDPIHPFIKESLVVVERYFPLYALQDQDILGRKESVDKVLALTPEDVRKQLQQDFQNEKKPENRWNLLKDQAKRKQATSKKGQHFEKEIMLQYCYPRLDVNVSKGVNHLLKSPFSVHPKTGRISVPIDLKELETFDPFAVPTINMICEELDRPRTVEEEEKSEETNDKENEKDAAESRKIRDYKRTSLAKYVKCFDQFLDVMARSWKGELLKKSDLQKDF, from the exons ATGTTACTGCACTGTCAGGTAATGCCGGCCTCAGATTATGACTCGGCCTCTCTGCCGGACATATTGCCGCTGTACTACCGACGGCTGTTCCCCTTCTCACAGTATTACCGCTGGCTGAACTATGGAGGAG TGCAGAAGAACTACTTTCAGAATCGAGAGTTCTCCTTCACGCTCAAAGATGACATCTACGTCCGCTACCAGTCCTTCACCACGCAGAACGAGCTGGAGAAGGAGATGCAGAAGATGAACCCTTACAAGATCGACATTGGGGCCATATACAGTCACAGG CCCAATCAGCACAACACAGTGAAGTCAGGAACCTTCCAGGCCCTGGAGAAGGAGCTGGTGTTTGATATCGATATGACTGATTATGATGATGTCAGAAGCTGTTGCAG tgctgcagagatttgcCCCAAGTGTTGGACCCTGATGACCATCGCCATTCGCGTCCTGGATAGAGCTCTTCGAG ATGACTTTGGTTTCCAGCACCTGCTGTGGGTTTATTCTGGCAGAAGAGGAGTGCATTGCTGGGTGTGTGATGAAGCGGCCAGGAAGCTCTCGGTAGCAGCACGCTCCGCAGTGGCTGAATACCTCAGCCTGGTTAAG GGAGGTGATGAGACGATGAAGAAAGTAGTGCTCTCAGATCCAATTCATCCCTTTATCAA AGAGTCTTTGGTGGTGGTGGAGCGATACTTCCCCCTGTACGCACTACAGGACCAGGACATACTGGGTCGTAAGGAATCTGTGGACAAAGTGCTGGCACTCACACCTGAAG ATGTAAGAAAACAGTTACAGCAGGACTTTCAGAACGAGAAGAAACCGGAGAACCGTTGGAATCTGTTGAAGGACCAAGCCAAACGGAAACAG GCCACATCCAAAAAAGGCCAACACTTTGAGAAAGAGATCATGCTGCAGTATTGTTACCCCCGGCTCGATGTGAACGTCAGTAAAGGAGTGAACCATTTGCTGAAGAGCCCCTTCAGTGTCCATCCCAAAACAG GCCGCATTTCTGTTCCCATCGACCTCAAAGAGTTGGAAACCTTTGATCCTTTTGCTGTGCCCACCATCAA tatGATCTGTGAGGAGCTGGATCGTCCCAGGACAGTCGAAGAGGAGGAGAAGTCAGAGGAGACAAATGACAAGGAAAACGAGAAGGACGCAGCAGAGAGTCGAAAGATCAGAG ATTACAAGAGAACAAGCCTGGCGAAATATGTGAAATGCTTTGACCAGTTTCTGGATGTGATGGCTCGCTCATGGAAAGGAGAACTTCTTAAAAAGAGTG ATCTTCAGAAAGACTTCTGA
- the naca gene encoding nascent polypeptide-associated complex subunit alpha isoform X3, whose protein sequence is MPGEATETVPVTEQEMQQPQVETAEGALDFSAPPEMAIPVSKTIPLENPTETSDPAQAIASTEEASIQTNDDKANGIAATQDITEQTEETGLVATPVTQEEVTAGPAGASDDMPVPEESLPAVEAPIVSAEEPPAKEVQSQESAVATEETAIEEVEKISVEAKTTEEEPSAAAQEIPDVPKPSTTEAKTTEEEPSAAAQEIPDVSKPSVTEDVGASSEDAPQTEVKNLRNLCLDAAEDEVSPAEVTVDPPTVNEDLDKQDAITLLTKAIQSNQPSKCDHIPSLSTRHHSGSGTESDSDDSVPDLEEQDSAQTQTQQAQLAAAAEIDEEPVSKAKQSRSEKKARKAMSKLGLRQVTGVTRVTIRKSKNILFVITKPDVYKSPASDTYIVFGEAKIEDLSQQAQLAAAEKFKVQGEAVSNIQENTQTPTVQEESEEEEVDETGVEVKDIELVMSQANVSRAKAVRALKNNNNDIVNAIMELTM, encoded by the exons ATGCCTGGTGAAGCAACAGAAACGGTCCCAGTCACCGAGCAGGAGATGCAGCAGCCTCAAGTGGAGACCG CTGAAGGAGCATTGGATTTCTCTGCTCCCCCTGAGATGGCCATTCCTGTGAGCAAAACAATCCCACTGGAGAATCCTACAGAAACTTCTGATCCTGCTCAAGCGATAGCCTCCACAGAAGAAGCTAGCATTCAGACCAATGATGATAAAGCAAATGGTATAGCTGCGACTCAAGACATCACTGAGCAAACTGAAGAGACTGGGTTGGTGGCCACACCTGTCACACAGGAAGAGGTGACTGCTGGACCAGCAGGGGCTTCAGATGACATGCCAGTTCCAGAAGAATCTTTGCCTGCTGTCGAAGCGCCCATTGTTTCCGCAGAAGAGCCACCAGCTAAAGAAGTACAAAGTCAAGAGTCTGCTGTTGCTACTGAAGAAACTGCCATCGAGGAGGTTGAAAAGATTTCTGTTGAAGCAAAGACCACTGAAGAGGAGCCCAGTGCAGCGGCACAAGAAATTCCTGATGTACCGAAACCATCTACTACTGAAGCAAAGACCACTGAAGAGGAGCCCAGTGCAGCGGCACAAGAAATTCCTGATGTATCGAAACCATCTGTTACTGAAGATGTCGGTGCCAGCAGTGAAGATGCTCCACAGACCGAGGTTAAAAACTTGAGGAATCTTTGCCTGGACGCAGCTGAAGATGAAGTATCGCCTGCTGAAGTGACTGTCGACCCGCCTACCGTAAATGAAGATCTGGACAAGCAAGATGCTATTACTCTTCTCACCAAGGCCATTCAGTCAAATCAGCCCTCCAAATGTGACCACATCCCATCTCTTTCCACTCGCCACCATTCAG GATCTGGTACAGAGTCTGACAGCGATGACTCAGTCCCTGATCTGGAGGAACAGGACTctgcacagacacagacacagcagGCTCAG CTTGCAGCAGCAGCTGAAATAGACGAGGAACCTGTCAGCAAAGCCAAACAGAGCCGCAGTGAAAAGAAAGCACGAAAG GCAATGTCAAAGCTTGGTCTCAGGCAGGTAACGGGCGTCACCAGGGTCACTATTCGCAAGTCAAAGAACATCTTGTTTGTCATCACCAAACCAGACGTCTACAAGAGCCCTGCATCAGACACATACATCGTCTTCGGTGAAGCTAAG ATCGAAGATctttcccagcaggcccagctgGCTGCCGCAGAAAAGTTCAAGGTACAGGGAGAAGCAGTTTCAAACATCCAGGAAAACACACAGACGCCAACAGTACAGGAGGAGAGCGAAGAAGAAGAG GTGGATGAGACCGGAGTTGAGGTCAAGGACATCGAACTCGTTATGTCACAAGCCAACGTGTCGCGAGCGAAGGCGGTACGCGCtctgaaaaacaacaacaatgacaTCGTCAATGCTATTATG GAGTTGACAATGTAA
- the naca gene encoding nascent polypeptide-associated complex subunit alpha isoform X2: MPGEATETVPVTEQEMQQPQVETATPPAQAATLKPRAATGHVKPKGKDAKNPQSSSAPKAVPGRRKRSSLSASSSSPTSPKSTSSTTPLSPVPSPLAGSPVGSSANKANRFTPKVVKAGKQGRAMKGEAFVPTPAPVECKVTTVLEKSVEASPKQIIVEAEPAPAAAAKPVVCPAAFKVTSKPAVAPPVSFSEALASSPPAAVEVKTALPSPVPDFASTDDLPPLIPPVKPMTVPITAPVKIVEVAKEVSPSKPAPVEVKPTAEPTPAPVEAPVEVDMSKPAPIEVDMPKPAPIEVKPAAEPKPAHVEVDLPKPAHVEVDVPKPAPIEVKPAAEPKPAHVEVDLPKPAHVEVDLPKPAHVEVDVPKPAPVEVDVPKPAPVEVDVPKPAPVEVDVPKPAPVEVDVPKPAHVEVDVSKPAHVEVDVPKPAPIEVKPAAEPKPAPLEVDVPKPAPLEVDVPKPAPVEVDVPKPAPVEVDVPKPALVEVDVPKPAPVEVDVPKPAPIEVKPAAEPKPAHVEVDVPKPAPVEVKPAAELKPAPVEVDVPKPAPIEVKPAAELKPAPVEIEPAAELKPAPVEVTKPAPVMCEKSAMVEVKVVPAEVSKPSTPQADASSAPLKPAPVQPAVPSPAPHKLTFAEAVAKPAPVKPVVELVTPSEPISPPKTAKTPLKVEPVIKNNKGSGTESDSDDSVPDLEEQDSAQTQTQQAQLAAAAEIDEEPVSKAKQSRSEKKARKAMSKLGLRQVTGVTRVTIRKSKNILFVITKPDVYKSPASDTYIVFGEAKIEDLSQQAQLAAAEKFKVQGEAVSNIQENTQTPTVQEESEEEEVDETGVEVKDIELVMSQANVSRAKAVRALKNNNNDIVNAIMELTM, encoded by the exons ATGCCTGGTGAAGCAACAGAAACGGTCCCAGTCACCGAGCAGGAGATGCAGCAGCCTCAAGTGGAGACCG CTACACCTCCTGCCCAAGCTGCGACCCTGAAACCTCGGGCTGCTACTGGCCATGTAAAGCCCAAAGGCAAAGATGCCAAGAATCCGCAGAGTTCGTCTGCCCCAAAGGCTGTCCCTGGCAGAAGAAAACGCTCCTCTCTGTCTGCCTCTTCCTCCTCGCCCACCTCACCAAAATCTACTTCCTCCACTACTCCCCTTTCGCCCGTGCCATCGCCCCTAGCTGGCTCTCCTGTGGGCTCCTCTGCTAATAAGGCTAACCGCTTTACCCCAAAAGTTGTCAAGGCTGGCAAACAAGGAAGAGCTATGAAGGGAGAGGCATTTGTGCCTACTCCGGCCCCTGTAGAGTGCAAAGTCACCACAGTTCTTGAAAAATCAGTAGAGGCTAGCCCCAAGCAAATTATAGTTGAAGCTGAACCTGCCCCAGCAGCTGCTGCAAAGCCTGTTGTATGCCCAGCTGCTTTCAAAGTTACCTCAAAGCCTGCTGTGGCACCCCCAGTTTCATTTTcagaagctcttgcctctagccCTCCTGCAGCTGTTGAGGTTAAGACAGCGTTACCAAGCCCTGTACCTGATTTTGCATCAACTGATGATCTCCCTCCACTTATCCCACCTGTGAAGCCAATGACTGTCCCTATAACAGCCCCAGTGAAAATTGTTGAGGTTGCTAAAGAGGTATCTCCAAGCAAACCTGCTCCTGTTGAGGTTAAGCCAACTGCTGAACCCACACCTGCTCCAGTAGAGGCTCCCGTTGAGGTTGACATGTCTAAACCTGCTCCCATTGAGGTTGACATGCCTAAACCTGCTCCCATTGAGGTTAAGCCAGCAGCTGAGCCCAAACCTGCTCATGTTGAGGTTGACCTGCCCAAACCTGCTCATGTTGAGGTTGACGTGCCCAAACCTGCTCCCATTGAGGTTAAGCCAGCAGCTGAGCCCAAACCTGCTCATGTTGAGGTTGACCTGCCCAAACCTGCTCATGTTGAGGTTGACCTGCCCAAACCTGCTCATGTTGAGGTTGACGTGCCCAAACCTGCTCCCGTTGAGGTTGACGTGCCCAAACCTGCTCCCGTTGAGGTTGACGTACCCAAACCTGCTCCCGTTGAGGTTGACGTGCCCAAACCTGCTCCCGTTGAGGTTGACGTGCCCAAACCTGCTCATGTTGAGGTTGACGTGTCCAAACCTGCTCATGTTGAGGTTGACGTGCCCAAACCTGCTCCCATTGAGGTTAAGCCAGCAGCTGAGCCCAAACCTGCTCCCCTTGAGGTTGACGTGCCCAAACCTGCTCCCCTTGAGGTTGACGTGCCCAAACCTGCTCCCGTTGAGGTTGACGTGCCCAAACCTGCTCCCGTTGAGGTTGACGTGCCCAAACCTGCTCTTGTTGAGGTTGACGTGCCCAAACCTGCTCCCGTTGAG GTTGACGTGCCCAAACCTGCTCCCATTGAGGTTAAGCCAGCAGCTGAGCCCAAACCTGCTCATGTTGAGGTTGACGTGCCTAAACCTGCTCCCGTTGAGGTTAAGCCAGCAGCTGAGCTTAAACCTGCTCCTGTTGAGGTTGACGTGCCCAAACCTGCTCCCATTGAGGTTAAGCCAGCAGCTGAGCTTAAACCTGCTCCTGTTGAGATTGAGCCAGCAGCTGAGCTTAAACCTGCTCCTGTTGAGGTTACCAAGCCAGCCCCTGTTATGTGTGAAAAGTCAGCAATGGTTGAGGTTAAGGTGGTGCCTGCTGAGGTTTCCAAGCCTTCCACACCACAAGCTGATGCCTCATCTGCTCCCTTAAAACCTGCTCCAGTTCAGCCAGCTGTTCCTTCCCCAGCTCCCCATAAACTTACATTTGCTGAGGCAGTTGCAAAACCTGCCCCTGTTAAACCTGTGGTTGAGCTAGTCACACCTTCTGAGCCCATTTCGCCACCCAAAACTGCTAAAACCCCACTCAAGGTGGAACCTGTGATCAAGAACAACAAGG GATCTGGTACAGAGTCTGACAGCGATGACTCAGTCCCTGATCTGGAGGAACAGGACTctgcacagacacagacacagcagGCTCAG CTTGCAGCAGCAGCTGAAATAGACGAGGAACCTGTCAGCAAAGCCAAACAGAGCCGCAGTGAAAAGAAAGCACGAAAG GCAATGTCAAAGCTTGGTCTCAGGCAGGTAACGGGCGTCACCAGGGTCACTATTCGCAAGTCAAAGAACATCTTGTTTGTCATCACCAAACCAGACGTCTACAAGAGCCCTGCATCAGACACATACATCGTCTTCGGTGAAGCTAAG ATCGAAGATctttcccagcaggcccagctgGCTGCCGCAGAAAAGTTCAAGGTACAGGGAGAAGCAGTTTCAAACATCCAGGAAAACACACAGACGCCAACAGTACAGGAGGAGAGCGAAGAAGAAGAG GTGGATGAGACCGGAGTTGAGGTCAAGGACATCGAACTCGTTATGTCACAAGCCAACGTGTCGCGAGCGAAGGCGGTACGCGCtctgaaaaacaacaacaatgacaTCGTCAATGCTATTATG GAGTTGACAATGTAA
- the naca gene encoding nascent polypeptide-associated complex subunit alpha isoform X4, protein MPGEATETVPVTEQEMQQPQVETGSGTESDSDDSVPDLEEQDSAQTQTQQAQLAAAAEIDEEPVSKAKQSRSEKKARKAMSKLGLRQVTGVTRVTIRKSKNILFVITKPDVYKSPASDTYIVFGEAKIEDLSQQAQLAAAEKFKVQGEAVSNIQENTQTPTVQEESEEEEVDETGVEVKDIELVMSQANVSRAKAVRALKNNNNDIVNAIMELTM, encoded by the exons ATGCCTGGTGAAGCAACAGAAACGGTCCCAGTCACCGAGCAGGAGATGCAGCAGCCTCAAGTGGAGACCG GATCTGGTACAGAGTCTGACAGCGATGACTCAGTCCCTGATCTGGAGGAACAGGACTctgcacagacacagacacagcagGCTCAG CTTGCAGCAGCAGCTGAAATAGACGAGGAACCTGTCAGCAAAGCCAAACAGAGCCGCAGTGAAAAGAAAGCACGAAAG GCAATGTCAAAGCTTGGTCTCAGGCAGGTAACGGGCGTCACCAGGGTCACTATTCGCAAGTCAAAGAACATCTTGTTTGTCATCACCAAACCAGACGTCTACAAGAGCCCTGCATCAGACACATACATCGTCTTCGGTGAAGCTAAG ATCGAAGATctttcccagcaggcccagctgGCTGCCGCAGAAAAGTTCAAGGTACAGGGAGAAGCAGTTTCAAACATCCAGGAAAACACACAGACGCCAACAGTACAGGAGGAGAGCGAAGAAGAAGAG GTGGATGAGACCGGAGTTGAGGTCAAGGACATCGAACTCGTTATGTCACAAGCCAACGTGTCGCGAGCGAAGGCGGTACGCGCtctgaaaaacaacaacaatgacaTCGTCAATGCTATTATG GAGTTGACAATGTAA
- the naca gene encoding nascent polypeptide-associated complex subunit alpha isoform X1, producing the protein MPGEATETVPVTEQEMQQPQVETATPPAQAATLKPRAATGHVKPKGKDAKNPQSSSAPKAVPGRRKRSSLSASSSSPTSPKSTSSTTPLSPVPSPLAGSPVGSSANKANRFTPKVVKAGKQGRAMKGEAFVPTPAPVECKVTTVLEKSVEASPKQIIVEAEPAPAAAAKPVVCPAAFKVTSKPAVAPPVSFSEALASSPPAAVEVKTALPSPVPDFASTDDLPPLIPPVKPMTVPITAPVKIVEVAKEVSPSKPAPVEVKPTAEPTPAPVEAPVEVDMSKPAPIEVDMPKPAPIEVKPAAEPKPAHVEVDLPKPAHVEVDVPKPAPIEVKPAAEPKPAHVEVDLPKPAHVEVDLPKPAHVEVDVPKPAPVEVDVPKPAPVEVDVPKPAPVEVDVPKPAPVEVDVPKPAHVEVDVSKPAHVEVDVPKPAPIEVKPAAEPKPAPLEVDVPKPAPLEVDVPKPAPVEVDVPKPAPVEVDVPKPALVEVDVPKPAPVEVKPAAELKPAPVEVDVPKPAPIEVKPAAEPKPAHVEVDVPKPAPVEVKPAAELKPAPVEVDVPKPAPIEVKPAAELKPAPVEIEPAAELKPAPVEVTKPAPVMCEKSAMVEVKVVPAEVSKPSTPQADASSAPLKPAPVQPAVPSPAPHKLTFAEAVAKPAPVKPVVELVTPSEPISPPKTAKTPLKVEPVIKNNKGSGTESDSDDSVPDLEEQDSAQTQTQQAQLAAAAEIDEEPVSKAKQSRSEKKARKAMSKLGLRQVTGVTRVTIRKSKNILFVITKPDVYKSPASDTYIVFGEAKIEDLSQQAQLAAAEKFKVQGEAVSNIQENTQTPTVQEESEEEEVDETGVEVKDIELVMSQANVSRAKAVRALKNNNNDIVNAIMELTM; encoded by the exons ATGCCTGGTGAAGCAACAGAAACGGTCCCAGTCACCGAGCAGGAGATGCAGCAGCCTCAAGTGGAGACCG CTACACCTCCTGCCCAAGCTGCGACCCTGAAACCTCGGGCTGCTACTGGCCATGTAAAGCCCAAAGGCAAAGATGCCAAGAATCCGCAGAGTTCGTCTGCCCCAAAGGCTGTCCCTGGCAGAAGAAAACGCTCCTCTCTGTCTGCCTCTTCCTCCTCGCCCACCTCACCAAAATCTACTTCCTCCACTACTCCCCTTTCGCCCGTGCCATCGCCCCTAGCTGGCTCTCCTGTGGGCTCCTCTGCTAATAAGGCTAACCGCTTTACCCCAAAAGTTGTCAAGGCTGGCAAACAAGGAAGAGCTATGAAGGGAGAGGCATTTGTGCCTACTCCGGCCCCTGTAGAGTGCAAAGTCACCACAGTTCTTGAAAAATCAGTAGAGGCTAGCCCCAAGCAAATTATAGTTGAAGCTGAACCTGCCCCAGCAGCTGCTGCAAAGCCTGTTGTATGCCCAGCTGCTTTCAAAGTTACCTCAAAGCCTGCTGTGGCACCCCCAGTTTCATTTTcagaagctcttgcctctagccCTCCTGCAGCTGTTGAGGTTAAGACAGCGTTACCAAGCCCTGTACCTGATTTTGCATCAACTGATGATCTCCCTCCACTTATCCCACCTGTGAAGCCAATGACTGTCCCTATAACAGCCCCAGTGAAAATTGTTGAGGTTGCTAAAGAGGTATCTCCAAGCAAACCTGCTCCTGTTGAGGTTAAGCCAACTGCTGAACCCACACCTGCTCCAGTAGAGGCTCCCGTTGAGGTTGACATGTCTAAACCTGCTCCCATTGAGGTTGACATGCCTAAACCTGCTCCCATTGAGGTTAAGCCAGCAGCTGAGCCCAAACCTGCTCATGTTGAGGTTGACCTGCCCAAACCTGCTCATGTTGAGGTTGACGTGCCCAAACCTGCTCCCATTGAGGTTAAGCCAGCAGCTGAGCCCAAACCTGCTCATGTTGAGGTTGACCTGCCCAAACCTGCTCATGTTGAGGTTGACCTGCCCAAACCTGCTCATGTTGAGGTTGACGTGCCCAAACCTGCTCCCGTTGAGGTTGACGTGCCCAAACCTGCTCCCGTTGAGGTTGACGTACCCAAACCTGCTCCCGTTGAGGTTGACGTGCCCAAACCTGCTCCCGTTGAGGTTGACGTGCCCAAACCTGCTCATGTTGAGGTTGACGTGTCCAAACCTGCTCATGTTGAGGTTGACGTGCCCAAACCTGCTCCCATTGAGGTTAAGCCAGCAGCTGAGCCCAAACCTGCTCCCCTTGAGGTTGACGTGCCCAAACCTGCTCCCCTTGAGGTTGACGTGCCCAAACCTGCTCCCGTTGAGGTTGACGTGCCCAAACCTGCTCCCGTTGAGGTTGACGTGCCCAAACCTGCTCTTGTTGAGGTTGACGTGCCCAAACCTGCTCCCGTTGAGGTTAAGCCAGCAGCTGAGCTTAAACCTGCTCCTGTTGAGGTTGACGTGCCCAAACCTGCTCCCATTGAGGTTAAGCCAGCAGCTGAGCCCAAACCTGCTCATGTTGAGGTTGACGTGCCTAAACCTGCTCCCGTTGAGGTTAAGCCAGCAGCTGAGCTTAAACCTGCTCCTGTTGAGGTTGACGTGCCCAAACCTGCTCCCATTGAGGTTAAGCCAGCAGCTGAGCTTAAACCTGCTCCTGTTGAGATTGAGCCAGCAGCTGAGCTTAAACCTGCTCCTGTTGAGGTTACCAAGCCAGCCCCTGTTATGTGTGAAAAGTCAGCAATGGTTGAGGTTAAGGTGGTGCCTGCTGAGGTTTCCAAGCCTTCCACACCACAAGCTGATGCCTCATCTGCTCCCTTAAAACCTGCTCCAGTTCAGCCAGCTGTTCCTTCCCCAGCTCCCCATAAACTTACATTTGCTGAGGCAGTTGCAAAACCTGCCCCTGTTAAACCTGTGGTTGAGCTAGTCACACCTTCTGAGCCCATTTCGCCACCCAAAACTGCTAAAACCCCACTCAAGGTGGAACCTGTGATCAAGAACAACAAGG GATCTGGTACAGAGTCTGACAGCGATGACTCAGTCCCTGATCTGGAGGAACAGGACTctgcacagacacagacacagcagGCTCAG CTTGCAGCAGCAGCTGAAATAGACGAGGAACCTGTCAGCAAAGCCAAACAGAGCCGCAGTGAAAAGAAAGCACGAAAG GCAATGTCAAAGCTTGGTCTCAGGCAGGTAACGGGCGTCACCAGGGTCACTATTCGCAAGTCAAAGAACATCTTGTTTGTCATCACCAAACCAGACGTCTACAAGAGCCCTGCATCAGACACATACATCGTCTTCGGTGAAGCTAAG ATCGAAGATctttcccagcaggcccagctgGCTGCCGCAGAAAAGTTCAAGGTACAGGGAGAAGCAGTTTCAAACATCCAGGAAAACACACAGACGCCAACAGTACAGGAGGAGAGCGAAGAAGAAGAG GTGGATGAGACCGGAGTTGAGGTCAAGGACATCGAACTCGTTATGTCACAAGCCAACGTGTCGCGAGCGAAGGCGGTACGCGCtctgaaaaacaacaacaatgacaTCGTCAATGCTATTATG GAGTTGACAATGTAA
- the LOC117449224 gene encoding prostaglandin E synthase 3-like → MHPATAKWYDRRDCVFIEFCVADSKDLKIDFDKTKCGFSCLAGTDDVRHENEMDLFEAIDENESKHKRTDRSVLLYLKKAQPGKPWPRLTKEKAKLTWLSVDFNNWKDWEDDSDEEMGNFDQFSDMMNTMGGEEDIPDLDGGAEDDESADSDDEKMPDLE, encoded by the exons AT GCATCCAGCAACTGCCAAGTGGTACGACAGGAGGGACTGCGTTTTTATAGAGTTCTGCGTTGCAGACAGCAAAGACCTTAAAATCGATTTTGATAAAACTAAGTGTGGTTTTAG TTGTCTTGCAGGAACCGATGATGTCAGACATGAGAACGAAATGGACCTTTTTGAAGCTATCGATGAAAAT GAATCCAAACATAAACGCACAGATCGCTCAGTGTTGTTATATCTAAAAAAGGCACAGCCAGGGAAGCCATGGCCGAGGCTAACAAAAGAGAAGGCTAAG CTGACTTGGCTCAGTGTCGACTTCAACAACTGGAAGGACTGGGAGGACGACTCAGATGAGgagatgggcaactttgatcaATTCTCAGAT ATGATGAACACCATGGGAGGTGAGGAGGACATCCCTGATCTAGACGGTGGTGCCGAAGAT GATGAGTCCGCAGATAGCGATGATGAGA AAATGCCAGACTTGGAATAG